In the Balaenoptera musculus isolate JJ_BM4_2016_0621 chromosome 20, mBalMus1.pri.v3, whole genome shotgun sequence genome, CAAAGCCAACATAAAGGTCCCTTCCAGGCCTCTTCTGTGCAAATCACTCACCAAATCCTGCTTCCCACCCGCCCCAGAGACCCCCACAATCAGAGGCAGTGGAAAGAAGTTTATCATCTTTAGACTCAAGGAATTAACAAGGGTGGGTGCAGACTATGCCGGGCACAAGGTTTTGCGGCTCCTGGGGGCAGGCCCAGCTACAGCAAACCCACAGGGAAAGAAATGAGGGAGAAGTTAGCAAATTTGGTCTTGAACTTGAGGGGAGGGCGTGATGATTCCTGGGGCTGGGGAATGGGGAGCAGCAGGAAGAAAGTGGTCTGAGAGAGGAGGGGTCGGCGTGGGCCCAGAGGGGCAGCCCCCTACCCCTGGGGCTCAgagtggggaggaaagagaaatgaggcCCCTCCCCGCAGTGCTGAGGAAAAGGCACTTGGCTCAGTCTCCTcctgccccactcccaccacGGATGAGGTCGGGTCCTCGTCCCCTCATTCCTTTCAAGGGCCCAGAAACTGTTCCTGGTTGAGCCTCTGGAAGAAGTTTTTGCCGAACTCATAAGTGCTGATCATGATGGCGCAGGACGGGGCGGCCTTGATGATCCTTGGGAGGAAGCCTGcggtgggagggggaggctggggtCAGAGGTCGGGTCCCAGGGAGCCCCACCTCCACCAGGgcgtggacacacacacagacgctcACCTGCAAAGAGGCCCCTGGTGCCCGACTCGGCCCGGATTCTCCGCAGCAGCAGCCAAGTGGAGTCCGCGTGCGGGGGCGTCACTGCAAACCAAGGCGAGGCCCTGTAAGACCCCGCTGGGACCCCGCCTGCCCTGCCCCGCACCAGCCGGGGCCCCTCACCTCTCACAGCCTCCACCGCTCCTAGCGCGACCTGGCGCTGAGTCTTCACCACATCGAAGGGTAGAGTCAGGATGGCCGCCacctggtggggtggggagagggctggtCTCCATTCCCAGGACCCCCATCGCTTGCACGCGGCCAGGGCCTGCCAGCCCCAGCTAGAGCttcagaaggggagggggagcgcGCTCCTTGACAGGCAAGCAAGGACTCTTTTCCGGAGCGTCTGCAACGACCCTCAGGTCACCCCAAGGACACCTCTACTGGCCACATTCCCAGCCTGGTCAACTCACCGTCCCTGAGATGCCGCCAGCCACAAAGCTGATGCCCACGGAGGTCTGGTCCTTTGGCCTGAGCCCACTCAGCCAGCTCTTCACCAACTCATAGTTGAACCAGTACAGAGCTTGGGGGCACAGGGGTTCACTCATTAGAGACGGGAAGGGCAGTGGGATAGGCCACGAACCTCCCACCTTTCACAGACCTACATCACAACCACTTCCTCCCAGCTACGAAGTCTGCCTGCCACGTGCCAGTTGCCATAAAAAGCCCTCTGCAAGAAGTATCTTGTGAAAACCTGGGTGAATATCCCGCCTGCTGGggcccacttcacagatgagatgTTCTTGGCTCAGAGAGTTTACGTGACTTCAAAGTCAGTAGTAGCAAAGCTGGGACTTGGCTGTAGACCTCTTGGGCTCCCTTACCCCAATCCCTGCACCCCTGGTGCCTACCTGAGAAGGGCACATCCCGAAGGGCAGTGGGACCCCAGCCCAGCCACAGTGAGCGCCAGCCGCCTTGAGCCACAGCTGCTCGGACGCAGGTGCCCAGCTCCCGGTATGACAAATGCCGAGCCTGCAGCTTTGTCCGCACCAGCTCCAGGGGACTGATCACGCTCACGGTGCCCACTGCGGGGACCAGGGGGAGGGGTCAGTTTACAGGTCCCAGGGGCAGCCTGCCCAGAGTCTGGAGGCCTTGAACGTCCCCCCCACCCCTAGGCTGGCAGAGGTTGGAGCTGGGAGTCCAGACTGGGCTCCAGCACAGGTGGGGTCAAAGGGAGGTGGAAAGCCCAGGGCTGTGCTCACGGCGGGCCAGTGCGCCAGC is a window encoding:
- the SLC25A39 gene encoding solute carrier family 25 member 39 isoform X7, coding for MADQDPGGISLLQQMVASGTGAVVTSLFMTPLDVVKVRLQSQRPLVASVPCILELMSSSRLWSLSYAKWKCLLYCNGVLEPLYLCPNGARCATWFQDPSRFTGTVDAFVKIVRHEGTRTLWSGLPATLVMTVPATAIYFTAYDQLKAFLCGQALTSDLYAPMVAGALARLGTVSVISPLELVRTKLQARHLSYRELGTCVRAAVAQGGWRSLWLGWGPTALRDVPFSALYWFNYELVKSWLSGLRPKDQTSVGISFVAGGISGTVAAILTLPFDVVKTQRQVALGAVEAVRVTPPHADSTWLLLRRIRAESGTRGLFAGFLPRIIKAAPSCAIMISTYEFGKNFFQRLNQEQFLGP
- the SLC25A39 gene encoding solute carrier family 25 member 39 isoform X3, with the translated sequence MADQDPGGISLLQQMVASGTGAVVTSLFMTPLDVVKVRLQSQRPLVASVPCILELMSSSRLWSLSYAKCECPMPRGTWKCLLYCNGVLEPLYLCPNGARCATWFQDPSRFTGTVDAFVKIVRHEGTRTLWSGLPATLVMTVPATAIYFTAYDQLKAFLCGQALTSDLYAPMVAGALARLGTVSVISPLELVRTKLQARHLSYRELGTCVRAAVAQGGWRSLWLGWGPTALRDVPFSALYWFNYELVKSWLSGLRPKDQTSVGISFVAGGISGTVAAILTLPFDVVKTQRQVALGAVEAVRVTPPHADSTWLLLRRIRAESGTRGLFAGFLPRIIKAAPSCAIMISTYEFGKNFFQRLNQEQFLGP
- the SLC25A39 gene encoding solute carrier family 25 member 39 isoform X13 → MADQDPGGISLLQQMVASGTGAVVTSLFKLMSSSRLWSLSYAKWKCLLYCNGVLEPLYLCPNGARCATWFQDPSRFTGTVDAFVKIVRHEGTRTLWSGLPATLVMTVPATAIYFTAYDQLKAFLCGQALTSDLYAPMVAGALARLGTVSVISPLELVRTKLQARHLSYRELGTCVRAAVAQGGWRSLWLGWGPTALRDVPFSALYWFNYELVKSWLSGLRPKDQTSVGISFVAGGISGTVAAILTLPFDVVKTQRQVALGAVEAVRVTPPHADSTWLLLRRIRAESGTRGLFAGFLPRIIKAAPSCAIMISTYEFGKNFFQRLNQEQFLGP
- the SLC25A39 gene encoding solute carrier family 25 member 39 isoform X8 yields the protein MADQDPGGISLLQQMVASGTGAVVTSLFMTPLDVVKVRLQSQRPLVASELMSSSRLWSLSYAKWKCLLYCNGVLEPLYLCPNGARCATWFQDPSRFTGTVDAFVKIVRHEGTRTLWSGLPATLVMTVPATAIYFTAYDQLKAFLCGQALTSDLYAPMVAGALARLGTVSVISPLELVRTKLQARHLSYRELGTCVRAAVAQGGWRSLWLGWGPTALRDVPFSALYWFNYELVKSWLSGLRPKDQTSVGISFVAGGISGTVAAILTLPFDVVKTQRQVALGAVEAVRVTPPHADSTWLLLRRIRAESGTRGLFAGFLPRIIKAAPSCAIMISTYEFGKNFFQRLNQEQFLGP
- the SLC25A39 gene encoding solute carrier family 25 member 39 isoform X4; this encodes MADQDPGGISLLQQMVASGTGAVVTSLFMTPLDVVKVRLQSQRPLVASVPCILELMSSSRLWSLSYAKLPSSLQSTGKCLLYCNGVLEPLYLCPNGARCATWFQDPSRFTGTVDAFVKIVRHEGTRTLWSGLPATLVMTVPATAIYFTAYDQLKAFLCGQALTSDLYAPMVAGALARLGTVSVISPLELVRTKLQARHLSYRELGTCVRAAVAQGGWRSLWLGWGPTALRDVPFSALYWFNYELVKSWLSGLRPKDQTSVGISFVAGGISGTVAAILTLPFDVVKTQRQVALGAVEAVRVTPPHADSTWLLLRRIRAESGTRGLFAGFLPRIIKAAPSCAIMISTYEFGKNFFQRLNQEQFLGP
- the SLC25A39 gene encoding solute carrier family 25 member 39 isoform X12; this encodes MADQDPGGISLLQQMVASGTGAVVTSLFMTPLDVVKVRLQSQRPLVASGKCLLYCNGVLEPLYLCPNGARCATWFQDPSRFTGTVDAFVKIVRHEGTRTLWSGLPATLVMTVPATAIYFTAYDQLKAFLCGQALTSDLYAPMVAGALARLGTVSVISPLELVRTKLQARHLSYRELGTCVRAAVAQGGWRSLWLGWGPTALRDVPFSALYWFNYELVKSWLSGLRPKDQTSVGISFVAGGISGTVAAILTLPFDVVKTQRQVALGAVEAVRVTPPHADSTWLLLRRIRAESGTRGLFAGFLPRIIKAAPSCAIMISTYEFGKNFFQRLNQEQFLGP
- the SLC25A39 gene encoding solute carrier family 25 member 39 isoform X6, which gives rise to MADQDPGGISLLQQMVASGTGAVVTSLFMTPLDVVKVRLQSQRPLVASELMSSSRLWSLSYAKLPSSLQSTGKCLLYCNGVLEPLYLCPNGARCATWFQDPSRFTGTVDAFVKIVRHEGTRTLWSGLPATLVMTVPATAIYFTAYDQLKAFLCGQALTSDLYAPMVAGALARLGTVSVISPLELVRTKLQARHLSYRELGTCVRAAVAQGGWRSLWLGWGPTALRDVPFSALYWFNYELVKSWLSGLRPKDQTSVGISFVAGGISGTVAAILTLPFDVVKTQRQVALGAVEAVRVTPPHADSTWLLLRRIRAESGTRGLFAGFLPRIIKAAPSCAIMISTYEFGKNFFQRLNQEQFLGP
- the SLC25A39 gene encoding solute carrier family 25 member 39 isoform X1 — encoded protein: MADQDPGGISLLQQMVASGTGAVVTSLFMTPLDVVKVRLQSQRPLVASVPCILELMSSSRLWSLSYAKCECPMPRGTLPSSLQSTGKCLLYCNGVLEPLYLCPNGARCATWFQDPSRFTGTVDAFVKIVRHEGTRTLWSGLPATLVMTVPATAIYFTAYDQLKAFLCGQALTSDLYAPMVAGALARLGTVSVISPLELVRTKLQARHLSYRELGTCVRAAVAQGGWRSLWLGWGPTALRDVPFSALYWFNYELVKSWLSGLRPKDQTSVGISFVAGGISGTVAAILTLPFDVVKTQRQVALGAVEAVRVTPPHADSTWLLLRRIRAESGTRGLFAGFLPRIIKAAPSCAIMISTYEFGKNFFQRLNQEQFLGP
- the SLC25A39 gene encoding solute carrier family 25 member 39 isoform X2, with the protein product MADQDPGGISLLQQMVASGTGAVVTSLFMTPLDVVKVRLQSQRPLVASELMSSSRLWSLSYAKCECPMPRGTLPSSLQSTGKCLLYCNGVLEPLYLCPNGARCATWFQDPSRFTGTVDAFVKIVRHEGTRTLWSGLPATLVMTVPATAIYFTAYDQLKAFLCGQALTSDLYAPMVAGALARLGTVSVISPLELVRTKLQARHLSYRELGTCVRAAVAQGGWRSLWLGWGPTALRDVPFSALYWFNYELVKSWLSGLRPKDQTSVGISFVAGGISGTVAAILTLPFDVVKTQRQVALGAVEAVRVTPPHADSTWLLLRRIRAESGTRGLFAGFLPRIIKAAPSCAIMISTYEFGKNFFQRLNQEQFLGP
- the SLC25A39 gene encoding solute carrier family 25 member 39 isoform X5, coding for MADQDPGGISLLQQMVASGTGAVVTSLFMTPLDVVKVRLQSQRPLVASELMSSSRLWSLSYAKCECPMPRGTWKCLLYCNGVLEPLYLCPNGARCATWFQDPSRFTGTVDAFVKIVRHEGTRTLWSGLPATLVMTVPATAIYFTAYDQLKAFLCGQALTSDLYAPMVAGALARLGTVSVISPLELVRTKLQARHLSYRELGTCVRAAVAQGGWRSLWLGWGPTALRDVPFSALYWFNYELVKSWLSGLRPKDQTSVGISFVAGGISGTVAAILTLPFDVVKTQRQVALGAVEAVRVTPPHADSTWLLLRRIRAESGTRGLFAGFLPRIIKAAPSCAIMISTYEFGKNFFQRLNQEQFLGP
- the SLC25A39 gene encoding solute carrier family 25 member 39 isoform X9, which codes for MADQDPGGISLLQQMVASGTGAVVTSLFKLMSSSRLWSLSYAKCECPMPRGTLPSSLQSTGKCLLYCNGVLEPLYLCPNGARCATWFQDPSRFTGTVDAFVKIVRHEGTRTLWSGLPATLVMTVPATAIYFTAYDQLKAFLCGQALTSDLYAPMVAGALARLGTVSVISPLELVRTKLQARHLSYRELGTCVRAAVAQGGWRSLWLGWGPTALRDVPFSALYWFNYELVKSWLSGLRPKDQTSVGISFVAGGISGTVAAILTLPFDVVKTQRQVALGAVEAVRVTPPHADSTWLLLRRIRAESGTRGLFAGFLPRIIKAAPSCAIMISTYEFGKNFFQRLNQEQFLGP
- the SLC25A39 gene encoding solute carrier family 25 member 39 isoform X10, with product MADQDPGGISLLQQMVASGTGAVVTSLFMTPLDVVKVRLQSQRPLVASVPSSLQSTGKCLLYCNGVLEPLYLCPNGARCATWFQDPSRFTGTVDAFVKIVRHEGTRTLWSGLPATLVMTVPATAIYFTAYDQLKAFLCGQALTSDLYAPMVAGALARLGTVSVISPLELVRTKLQARHLSYRELGTCVRAAVAQGGWRSLWLGWGPTALRDVPFSALYWFNYELVKSWLSGLRPKDQTSVGISFVAGGISGTVAAILTLPFDVVKTQRQVALGAVEAVRVTPPHADSTWLLLRRIRAESGTRGLFAGFLPRIIKAAPSCAIMISTYEFGKNFFQRLNQEQFLGP
- the SLC25A39 gene encoding solute carrier family 25 member 39 isoform X11; amino-acid sequence: MADQDPGGISLLQQMVASGTGAVVTSLFKLMSSSRLWSLSYAKLPSSLQSTGKCLLYCNGVLEPLYLCPNGARCATWFQDPSRFTGTVDAFVKIVRHEGTRTLWSGLPATLVMTVPATAIYFTAYDQLKAFLCGQALTSDLYAPMVAGALARLGTVSVISPLELVRTKLQARHLSYRELGTCVRAAVAQGGWRSLWLGWGPTALRDVPFSALYWFNYELVKSWLSGLRPKDQTSVGISFVAGGISGTVAAILTLPFDVVKTQRQVALGAVEAVRVTPPHADSTWLLLRRIRAESGTRGLFAGFLPRIIKAAPSCAIMISTYEFGKNFFQRLNQEQFLGP